cacacatacaatctCAGGACCCTGAAATAAGCACATCTTTGTCTGAGAGAACTGGACTCCTGCTTGAAGAGTGTGTGGATATCCAGACCAACAACAAGGAGACTACAAATCAGAAGCCACTGATAAATGACCAAATTCCTTTGTTGTCATTGCATAGTGATTTGAACAAAGACGACATACTACCATTGAAACAAGATGATAAAGAGGCATTTGGTCAAGAGGGAAAGGAAGATGCTACTTCGCTTCAACCCcttgaagaccagaccttcaatACTTATGAGAATGATGTATTGGATGGACTGGTCATTATTGAAGAGGAGGGTGTAACAGTCTGTGAAACAGACGTGGATGTGCGGGCTTCTCAGAGTAGACTATTGAACCATACTCCTGAAATAACTGTAACTTCTGCAGAAGTATTCATTGTCAGGGAAGACATTGAAGCTGCTTCTGCATGTACAAACAGGGAGAGCCAGAGTATCAGTGAACAGGATTCAAAAGCATGGGCACACATTGAAACTGAAGTCAATGGAGGGAATAGCACGGATCAGCCACAAAGCAACACAGAGAGTCCAGACGCAACAGGGAACGAGATCCCACTGGATCGAGGTATGTTAAGAGATATACCTTCAATAGTATTTGAGACTGCTAGTCCAGCATTTGATGATACAGCACATTATGGCATGAAACAGGAAGTGTGGGGTGCCATTCAAGAGAATGTGAAGGAATTGACATGTGACAAAGAGGAGATGGGAAGACAGCAAGACACACCGACCTGCACAGCCAGTTCCCTGGAGATAGCAAATGCTTATCCTCAGCTCCCAGCCGGTGTTTGTGAGACACCCATGGATGAGCTATCAATTCAGTATGAAGCTGTTGAATCAATAGCAGCACAGTCACCTTGTGGAACAACAAGAGTAGTCCTTACTGAGGAAGAAGAGATTGTATCTGAAGATCTTGAAACCCCGGAGCTGAAACAAGGAGATCTTCAAATACAGGTGCTGCAGGACAGAAAGCAGAATGAAGCAGCTGGAGAGGGATTTGTCTCAGATTGGTGTTTTGAACATGTTGAGAGTGCTGCTGTACAGGATACTGGTCATATACAAGACATTTCTCACTCCTCAACAATCGCAGAGCAGGAATGCACAGATAAAGAAACCATGCCCAATGTAGAACACTACCAGACTGCAGAAGAGACTTTGATGAACAccaaaagaaatggaaaaacaccCGAAGAATTAGAAATGTACTCTTTCTCTGCAGAAACAGAAAGGGAACCGGAACTTCCTGTGCCCACACACATGCTTTTGAGTGACAGAAGGACAGTTTTAGATGTagtacaagaagaagaagaagaaaaagaagaggaaaaaggAGCAGATGAAGGTGGAAAAGATAAAGACATCAACACAGATCATCGGTCTTCCATCACAGGTGGCAAGATGGACTCAAGACCAAGAGGTCCAGCAAGGAGTAGTCGTAAGAGAGGGGCGTTCCACCATGCCTCCAGCCACAGGAGGGAGAGACACAGCACACTTTCTCCATTCCTTGGCAAAAGATCTATTGAGGACAGCAGTCAAAATTTGCGTAAACCTGTTATATTAATAAGCCAACCTGCATGCGataaaagtgaaagtgaaagtgaagATGAAGACGAAGCCCTCAGAGAAGACCAGGCACAAGCAGAAGACTCAGAGAGGCATCCAGGTAAAGAGCAGGCTGCTGGGGAAACAACAGAATATGAGGGAAGAAATGATCTAATTAACTGGAATGGAAAACTATTGGGTTGGCATCATGTTTCGAAAGAGTTAATATATTTAATCCTGTTTATAATCTTTCTTGTAACAGCCTATCATTATGATTTCATGGCCTGCTTTGTACTTTACATATTTTCTGTGTACTGGCTGTGTTGTCAGAAGGGCAAACAAGGAGAATCGTTTGCACGGAAGTGACATATCACTGACTTACAACACAATGGGGTTTACTATTCCGAGGGCTCAGCAACTGCCTTTTGTTCCAATGGGGCACCATCGTGACGTTTACTTGAAGGTGGTGGTGGGTAGTGTGGGTTTTAGCTGTCACATTAGCTCATGATGTAGTTTTATGGCAAATTGTACACCTCAGCTGAAGTTAATCTGAATGGGACGAAACATTAATCAAACGAGCACGCAAAGTAAGGAAGTTGTGTGAGGGGAAATACACGAAACAAACACGAAATGCTAAAATGCTTCATATTCTTACCATTTATAAAATACTAGATCAGTAAGAaagcacagaaaatgtccaaaaAGAACAAATGATGGAACTGATgtttaacaaaatatttaaatgaattatattgtttaaaacATTAGTAATTGAAACATGATTACTATTTAGCAAGTTAATGCCGTTCCCCAGATTCTTTAAGGATTACAATGTTATCTAtaacttattttgttttcatttctgttatttGGAGTCTTCTTTTGGACATTGGTTTGAAAGtgttcatttgtattatttatcttcTCATAAGCACCTATAACAATGCACATCTTgtctctgttgtttttttaaattatttatttatttttatttaactttattatgtttttttcaccCTAAAAAGCACCCATTTGTCATCATAACATACTTTGTCTGGCATCATTACTCACCTAGTGTCTGACAAATGATATTGGTGAGGTGTATAATTAATGTAACTCTTTCTACAACCACAGAAAGAGGAGTTGTTTCTGAATTGATTTATCTATTACTTATACATACAAGGGGTATGAAAATCAATTCAAATAGGCTGCCTTTGAGAAACTCAAGGATGCAATATTGGTATATAAGTGTGGGCTTAATCAATTTTTAATGGACCATTGGGAAATTGGATCATTGGAAACTATGAATGAaagatttatttacacattcataCATGTATCTGTAGCTCAAATTTAATAGGCTTAAATTGTATTGTGTCTACCAATGTTTGGCACGGAGATTTTATTCACATTTAGAGGATATCTGCTTTGTCATGGACCTAAATATGTACAATTAGAACATTGTCTTGCTGTGAAAAAATGACTTAAAGGAATGCAAACCAACAATTCCATAATTGTAACTTTGTGAAAAATGTTCATTTGTATGTTTcactataaacacacacacacatatatatatatatatatatatatatatatatatatatattagaagaAGAAGCACAATTTTTATAGATACATTTGTATGCTACATATGTATATTCAAGTAATACTTATACACAAGCATATGAAACAAATGGCAGTGCTTTCGTTATATTAGCTGCTTAAGATGTAGAAGATACTGATGACAGCTTTTGTCAAATGCAGTATTCAACATATTAATTGTCAGACGCTATGGTGCTCGCACAACACTCTGGTTAACTTCatgtttaaataatgtttatCAATTTGTTATCCAGTCATATACATTGTAGGGAAATAACTGTAACTCTGAAGGCATTAAAGGCATATGAAGAAGACAAAACTAAGCTgatttactgtatgtatgtatgtatgtatgtatgtatttatgtatgtatgtatgtatgtacagtgagggaaaaaagtatttgatcccctgctgattttgtacgtttgcccactgacaaagaaatgatcagtctataattttaatggtaggtgtattttaacagtgagagacggaataacaacaaaaaaatccagaaaaacgcatttcaaaaaagttataaattgatttgcatgttaatgagtgaaataagtatttgatcccctatcaatcagcaagatttctggctcccaggtgtcttttatacaggtaacgagctgagattaggagcactctcttaaagggagtgcacctaatctcagctcgttacctgtataaaagacacctgtccacagaagcaatcaatcaatcagattccaaactctccaccatggccaagaccaaagagctaaggggacaggacaactgcaccgcatcaaagggatgatggacggggccatgtaccatcaaatcttgggtgagaacctccttccctcagccagggcattgaaaatgggtcgtggatgggtattccagcatgacaatgacccaaaacacacagccaaggcaacaaaggagtggctcaagaagaagcacattaatgtcctggagtggcctagccagtctccagaccttaatcccatagaaaatctgtggagggagctgaaggttcgagttgccaaatgtcagcctcgaaaccttaatgacttggagaggatctgcaaagaggagtgggacaaaatccctcctgagatgtgtgcaaacctggtggccaactacaagaaacgtctgacctctgtgattgccaacgagggttttgccaccaagtactaagttgaaggggtcaaatacttatttccctcattaacatgcaaatcaatttataactttttttgaaatgtgtttttctggattttgttgtcgttattctgtctctcactgttaaaatacacctaccattaaaattatagactgatcatttctttgtcagtgggcaaacgtacaaaatcagcaggcgatcaaatacttttttccctcactgtatcttaaacaaaaatataaatgcaacatgcaacaatttcaaagattttactgGCAGTTCACATAAGGCaatcagtcaattgaaatgCATTAATTGGGCCCttatctatggatttcaagtctccAGTTTTGAGGGAGCGTGCAGTTGACATGCTGAcagcaggaatgtccaccagagctgcagtcgggtccagaccctggtgaggacgaCGATCCCCAGATGTGCTTCCCTGGGacgctttctgacagtttgtgcagaaattgTTCAGTTGTGCAAACCCTCAGTTTCATCAGACGTCCGGGCGGGTGGTCTCAGATGATCCCGCAGGTGAAGAAGCCGGATGTGGAATCCTGGGCTGGCGTGGTACACGTGGTCTGCGGTTGTGAGGCCAATTGAACATACTGACAAATTCTCTAAAGCGACGTTAGAGGCAATTTATGGTAGATTAATTAATAACGAAATTATCTGGCAGCAGCTCTGATGGACGTTCCTGCTGTCAGCAtgccaatcacacactccctcaaaactgAGACATCCGTGACATTGAAACTacacattttagagtggccttttattgtccccagcacaaagtgcacctgtgtaatgatctgCTGTTCAATCAACTTCTTGATCTGCCATGCCTggcaggtggatggattatcttggcaaaggagaaatgctcactaacagggattgAAACAGATTTGGGCAAAAATGTTAGATAATTTTTTGTTCGTATGGAACAAAttctgggatctttcatttcagctcatgaaacatgggaccaacactttacatgttgcatttatattcttgttcagtgtatgtatgtatgcaggtaTGTAGGTATGCACACACATCTGGTTTGGGGAATGGTATAGACATTGGAATGGAGGTTCACATCCTTCAATATTATTGTGGCTCATCATCCATCATACTCTGACCTTTATCTTTATAGGTCAGTGAGCTGATTTGGCAGGAGCCTGcagtttgtatttaatgtagACCTATTACATTTCCAGCTATGAGGTGGCGCACTGCTGCAGCAAAGTTAGCCAGAGTTTGTTTGTCACTCTTAATTTCCctagttatttaaaaagaaggGAGGTTTTCATGTATCacttttataaaatatattttaaaaaatagttttacTAACACTTTACTTAATTCTAAAAgactaattaaataatacagCAACGTTTTTGGTTACATATTCTATAGTATTTAGTGGGATCTATTGCTCTATTTTGTGTTGTCTATTTGCTTTATCCCTAACCCTCACCCAATATAAATCATGTGGCTAATTCTTACTCAAAATGAGCAAAGCTTAGGGTTACAGTGCATGTGGTACCTAATCTAGCCAATATCAACAGAAGCTAAACCCAATCTTCCACTAACTGTTTTAACCCAGTAGAGACATTAGAGCCCCAATGCTAAGGGTAGACCATGCTGTCCAGTTTCTCTACCCCTAGCCACAGGATTTGGGGGATGTTAATGGTGCTAATATTACTCAGAGCTCAGCTAAATTAACATCCTGGTCTACTAGTTAAAGTTTATTGTAAGCACCATGGGAACCTAATCTCGTTATTTTACAACACTTATCTAAGATACACTTTCTTTACATATTTAGatatatttcataataccaATACAGTTGATGTTGGTTCTGTTTTCAAAGTAGTTTGTTTTCACTACCCTGCTGTAGATCTATTGTGTTTGATTTAAAAGTATACATATCGACAGGTCTACGTATATGATTGCCCAGGTGTAACACAGGATTACATTGTGCACACAGGTGTCTACTGTACTCATATTGACTGCCAAGAAACTGCCTGTATTTGGTACCTTGCCCATTTTCAAATTTTTCTTTTGCTTAAATTTTATGTAAACTTAATATTATTATCTACAGAACCTGTTGGAagtgtctgtgtttattttctcaCGTACCGTTTTCTGGGTTGAAAAGTTCCAGCATTGCTTCATCTGGCCAGGACAGGAATCTATACCTTTCTGACATATCTTTATGATTTAGTATCTATTCCAGGTgagaaaaaagtttttaaagcTGTAACTCTATCATATTCCTTGAATTGAAAGCAGCGGAAAGCCGAGTACTGGATCGGAAACAATTacgattttgtgtgtgtgtgtggttttcctCTTTGTGCCGCAGTTTTTAACCATTGGCTTTCCTGTATGCATTCATTGGGGCTTTTGTCACATTATGCTAAACATTACTTTTTCTTGCCAGTTCTCTCACATAAAACCCTTGCTTATTCCAAATGATGAAAGGTCACACTGTAACCAGTCACAGGCACACAAGCTTCACAGCCTCAAAGACCTTGCTGAACTAGattaagacacacacacacacacacacacacacacatatatacagtgaggggaaaaagtatttgatcccctgctgattttgtacgtttgcccactgacaaagaaatgatcagtctataattttaatggtaggtgtattttaacagtgagaaaaaaatccagaaaaacgcatttcaaaaaagttataaattgatttgcatgttaatgagggaaataagtatctgatcccctatcaatcagcaagatttctggctcccaggtgtcttttatacaggtaacgagctgagactctcttaaagggagtgctcctaatctcagctcgttacctgtataaaagacacctgtccacagaagcaatcaatcaatcagattccaaactctccaccatggccaagaccaaagagctgtccaaggatgtcagggacaagattgtagacctacacaaggctggaatgggctacaagaccatcgccaagcagcttggtgagaaggtgacaacagttggtgcgattattcgcaaatggaagaaacacaaaataactgtcagtctccctcggtctggggctccatgcaagatctcacctcgtgaagtttcaatgatcatgagaacggtgaggaatcagcccagaactacacgggaggatcttgttaatgatctcaaggcagctgggaccatagtcaccaagaaagcaattggtaacacactacgccgtgaaggactgaaatcctgcagcacccgcaaggtccccctgctcaagaaagcacatgtacaggcccgtctgaagtttgccaatgaacatctgaatgattcagaggagaactgggtgaaagtgttgtggtcagatgagaccaaaatcaagctctttggcatcaactcaactcgctgtgtttggaggaggaggaatgatccCAAGAaaaccatccccaccgtcaaacatggaggtggaaacattatgctttgggggtgtttttctgctaaggggacaggacaactgcaccgcatcaaagggacgatggacggggccatgtaccgtcaaatcttgggcgaGAACCTCCTGATCacctgataggggatcaaatacttatttccctcattaacatgcaaatcaatttataacttttttgaaatgcgtttttctggatttttttgttgttattctgtctctcactgttaaaatacacctaccattaaaattatagactgatcatttctttgtcagtgggcaaacgtacaaaatcagcaggggatcaaatacttttttccctcactgtatacacacatatacatatgcatatatacagtatatgcataCATGATGAAGAATAAGAAGGAAGAAGTCTGAGGAATATTTGCCTTTGCCGTAGGGTGATATTTAACGCATAGAAAATAccagtaaatacattttacatacagGAAAATCAACAAAATGTAGTCAATATTAAACGGCAGGTAAAAAGTCACATTACCAATTTcttcttttgaaaataaaacaaatatttactcatatatattattattgtaaagatGAACTATGAATTATTCTTTGTGAAGAACAATAAGGCACTTTATGATTGGAGCTTCAGTGGTTAAATGCTTCTGTTTTTGTTCAACCCCCAATGAGCCGGCTCAAAATCAGTGATTGTATCAGTGATGATGATGAGTCTAGCTTTTATAGAAATAGCCCTCAGGTCATAGCAGGGCAGGAGAGACGTGATGCATCTTCAACTAGCCAGAATGTGTCTGTCACTCAGCCTGCTCCGACGACCAGCCGCAACACACTCCCTGCACGTCTCCCTCGACCTTGTGATGGTTGTCATTTTAATTCTCACTCGGCCGGTCCCAGGCGATTGTCATCCGCGCATAGTTTATACTCAGTTTCAAAGAAGCCAACAACGCTGCAAACAGGTTTAGTTATATTTTAGGCAGGAAATGCATTCGCTGCAGAGGGATCTGATATTGGATTAAAGTCCCTGTTATGagttttgttgtgtttaaaaataaatagtaatctATTTCATGAAATTATATCTTACGTGATGATGCACTGAGGCTAAGTTATTTGATACCAGCTGCAGAGGAGCTGACCTTCTCCTGCGGCCAAAGCCGCGACAGCTGGGCCTGCTCGTCAAGTGTCGAGGCAAAGTTAGAGCTGCCGTTACGTACCGAGTCACTCCATCGCATTCTCAAAGCAAACAGTGTTGCTTTTGTCTTTCTAGATGTAACAATCCTCTTCTGATTCACACCTACCGCTAAGTCAATATATCAAACCCTAATTTAACACAGCCACAAGTGTCAGACACAATTATACGTTGTAACAGGATATGTTTATGAGGGAAAGGTCTCCTTACCCTCTCGAATGTTCTTTATTGCTTCCAATGATGCAATACAAATGCAATAACCATCTAGAAAgaacatttataaacatttcTTTATATGTAACAATAACATAGATAGTAAAACAGTAGGATACTAACATTCTGCCTAAGTATCCTGTagtaaatcatttaaatgtattactcgTATCATTTAACCTCCTGCATTCCACAGATTTTTTtaccacatttttcaaaactctacgCAACACCTGTTCAGAGTTTGAAATGTTGTCATTGGCACGGCCATGTGAGTCCAGTTTGAAGTCTGCAGGATGGGCTTGTTAACGCGGGTGGTGATATTAACCTCACGTGTTTATCTATGCTCTCCAGATGATATAAGCCTGCAGCTGACACAGTTGTCCTATTAAACACAGAACCCCAAGAGGCAAATTCCAGTAGACTGAACCTGCAGGAATGTGATCACTTTGGGATGAAAAAAGGTGAAATTGATTTGGTGACTAGTGCCAGCTACGATATCTGATTGAGTATGAATATCTTTTagtctgttgtttttaaaaattgaataCGGGCATAATTCTTATTTTTGAATATAGAAGCAAACTAAGGATATCTGAATGGATAGTATTCACTGTAAACTCATATATAAAATCATGTGCCTTTTGCAATCCACCCATCTTGTATAAACGTGCAACAGAATTAGCTATGTATATATGTCCAGTCCTTGTCGTGAcacaaactgttttgtttttgtatcaaCCAGCTTAAGGTAATAATATActctattatattataatatactaTTATATTaacttaaaaacagactggcaGAAGGATATTCCAGTATCTGGCCCCAGTTTGAGTGCAGCAGCTTTGTGATTCAGTCCTGCTGAAGAGAGTTACCACAGGGAGAAATGCACACATATTTGCTTTACATTTGTCTTATTGTAGAttctaa
This Amia ocellicauda isolate fAmiCal2 chromosome 15, fAmiCal2.hap1, whole genome shotgun sequence DNA region includes the following protein-coding sequences:
- the LOC136771851 gene encoding protein phosphatase 1 regulatory subunit 3A, translated to MESDGEPKQSGAPHLLEVLDSYSWGEDNDESTITPKSSPLPRRKTSVSSDDSEPEPPSVILRKVSFADAFGLDLVSVKEFDTWDVPIKSFSDSPEGEAHDFEEYFLSSWFTLPSSHYELMQKVYDQKVELESIEFLPGLTSMKGVIRVLNVSFKKLVYVRMTLDAWNSFYDLLAEYIPGSSDGETDQFSFKICLVPPYQKEGAKIEFCIRYETSAGTFWANNNGANYTLCCNKKEVVREKQQEENSNKNKKSCLKTISKENVTEVNDTVVHAETPGTANPEREEAVGESSETPVQYPKVPRAAEAQLEILVDNNLNITGMKESREVLRSSDTQDHYFPGGTEAKQNPIPTEEQGDISTHIQSQDPEISTSLSERTGLLLEECVDIQTNNKETTNQKPLINDQIPLLSLHSDLNKDDILPLKQDDKEAFGQEGKEDATSLQPLEDQTFNTYENDVLDGLVIIEEEGVTVCETDVDVRASQSRLLNHTPEITVTSAEVFIVREDIEAASACTNRESQSISEQDSKAWAHIETEVNGGNSTDQPQSNTESPDATGNEIPLDRGMLRDIPSIVFETASPAFDDTAHYGMKQEVWGAIQENVKELTCDKEEMGRQQDTPTCTASSLEIANAYPQLPAGVCETPMDELSIQYEAVESIAAQSPCGTTRVVLTEEEEIVSEDLETPELKQGDLQIQVLQDRKQNEAAGEGFVSDWCFEHVESAAVQDTGHIQDISHSSTIAEQECTDKETMPNVEHYQTAEETLMNTKRNGKTPEELEMYSFSAETEREPELPVPTHMLLSDRRTVLDVVQEEEEEKEEEKGADEGGKDKDINTDHRSSITGGKMDSRPRGPARSSRKRGAFHHASSHRRERHSTLSPFLGKRSIEDSSQNLRKPVILISQPACDKSESESEDEDEALREDQAQAEDSERHPGKEQAAGETTEYEGRNDLINWNGKLLGWHHVSKELIYLILFIIFLVTAYHYDFMACFVLYIFSVYWLCCQKGKQGESFARK